A portion of the Dendropsophus ebraccatus isolate aDenEbr1 unplaced genomic scaffold, aDenEbr1.pat pat_scaffold_1461_ctg1, whole genome shotgun sequence genome contains these proteins:
- the LOC138775280 gene encoding cilia- and flagella-associated protein 337-like, whose protein sequence is DSDDDLHHFQEPQPGWHDDLIRGHREDILCIAQNPPNLLASSSYDGEIIIWNMISGHIQCRINTAIHVDAAGMKLADKSVSKIVFLKTRTVKLQGAASLISNGPLGSVNFWNIFQEENCRQVLNHLGLGARSAVLP, encoded by the exons GATTCTGATGATGATCTTCATCACTTCCAAGAACCGCAGCCAGGCTGGCACGATGATTTG ATCCGAGGTCACCGGGAAGACATTCTGTGTATAGCTCAAAATCCTCCTAATCTCCTTGCCAGCTCAAGTTATGATGGAGAAATTATTATCTGGAACATGATCTCAGGCCACATACAGTGCCGAATAAACACAGCCATTCATGTGGATGCTGCAGGAATGAAAT TAGCAGACAAAAGTGTTAGCAAAATTGTATTTCTGAAAACTCGGACGGTGAAGTTACAAGGAGCGGCCTCTCTCATCTCCAATGGGCCATTAG GTTCTGTCAATTTTTGGAATATATTTCAGGAGGAAAACTGTCGGCAAGTTTTAAACCA